The following proteins are encoded in a genomic region of Clostridium kluyveri:
- a CDS encoding YezD family protein, which yields MIFILIRLYKRGYNIKMEKKIERKNQISEEYIRKIVESLKNISYGSITLVIQDGIVIQVETKEKIRLK from the coding sequence TTGATTTTTATATTAATAAGATTGTATAAAAGGGGGTATAATATAAAAATGGAGAAAAAAATTGAAAGGAAAAATCAGATTTCGGAAGAATATATAAGAAAAATAGTTGAATCATTGAAAAATATAAGCTACGGATCAATAACTTTGGTAATTCAAGATGGGATAGTGATTCAAGTGGAAACTAAAGAAAAAATAAGACTTAAATAA
- the sufC gene encoding Fe-S cluster assembly ATPase SufC, protein MSNKLLEINNLKVKVEDKEILKGVNLEIGKGEVHAIMGPNGAGKSTLVNTIMGHPKYNMTAGDIMIEGKSISDLEVNERARCGIFMSFQYPQEIPGITVENFLRSAKISVSKKKIGILAFRKILKEKLELLKIDESYIKRYLNVGFSGGEKKKNEILQMAVLEPKLAMLDETDSGLDIDAVKIVSEGVSKLRTKENSILIITHHNSILEYLKPDYVHILVDGKIVETGNASLAEEIEKSGYDKFKSLV, encoded by the coding sequence ATGTCAAATAAATTATTAGAAATAAACAATTTAAAAGTAAAGGTTGAAGATAAAGAAATATTAAAGGGAGTAAACTTAGAAATTGGTAAGGGTGAAGTTCATGCCATAATGGGACCAAATGGTGCGGGAAAATCTACACTTGTAAATACTATTATGGGCCATCCTAAATATAATATGACAGCAGGAGATATAATGATTGAAGGAAAGTCTATCAGTGACTTAGAAGTAAATGAAAGGGCAAGGTGTGGAATCTTTATGTCTTTTCAATATCCACAGGAGATACCAGGTATAACTGTGGAAAATTTCTTAAGAAGCGCAAAAATCTCAGTTTCTAAAAAGAAAATAGGCATTTTGGCATTTAGAAAAATTTTGAAAGAAAAATTAGAACTTTTAAAAATAGATGAAAGTTATATTAAAAGATATTTAAATGTGGGATTTTCTGGTGGAGAAAAGAAGAAAAATGAAATACTTCAGATGGCGGTGCTTGAACCAAAACTTGCTATGCTAGATGAAACGGATTCAGGACTTGATATAGATGCAGTAAAAATAGTATCAGAAGGAGTAAGCAAGCTTAGAACAAAGGAGAATTCTATACTTATAATTACCCATCATAATAGTATTTTAGAGTATTTAAAACCAGATTATGTCCATATACTTGTAGATGGAAAAATAGTTGAGACCGGGAATGCATCTTTAGCTGAAGAAATAGAGAAAAGCGGATATGATAAATTTAAGTCTTTGGTATAG
- the sufB gene encoding Fe-S cluster assembly protein SufB: MKKNKTYIKDIIRSIYDIKNKDKSVYKTDRGLTKEIIEEISYEKNDPAWMKEFRLKALDIYDNMSMPSWGPDLTDLNMDNIVAYVRPDTDIKHNWRDVPKDIKNTFDLLGIPKAEQKSLAGVGAQYDSEVVYHNVSEDLKKQGVLYMDMETAIRDYEELVRPHFMKLVPPTDHKFAALHGAVWSGGSFVYVPQGVKVDIPIQSYFRLNAPGAGQFEHTLIIVEKGAKIHYIEGCSAPKYYVNNLHAGCVEVYIREGASLKYSTIENWSRNMYNLNTKRAIVDKNGHIEWVTGSFGSKVSMLYPMSILKGEGAKCDFTGITFAGANQYLDTGSKVVHAAPNTTSTVNSKSISKDGGVAIYRGLLSSTKNAVNSKSSVSCESLMLDSKSRSDTIPVINVSNNNVDIGHEAKIGRISEDAIFYLMSRGLTEEEARGMIVTGFVEPIAKELPLEYAVEMNNLIKVELKGTIG; this comes from the coding sequence TTGAAAAAAAATAAGACTTATATAAAAGATATAATAAGAAGTATTTATGACATAAAGAACAAAGATAAATCTGTTTATAAAACGGATAGAGGGCTTACAAAGGAGATAATAGAGGAAATATCTTATGAAAAAAATGATCCAGCTTGGATGAAGGAGTTTAGGCTTAAGGCTTTGGATATATATGATAATATGTCAATGCCATCCTGGGGACCTGATTTAACAGATCTAAATATGGATAATATAGTTGCCTATGTGAGACCAGATACTGACATAAAACATAATTGGAGAGATGTTCCTAAGGATATAAAAAATACTTTTGATTTGCTGGGTATACCTAAAGCAGAGCAAAAATCACTAGCAGGAGTGGGTGCCCAATATGATTCTGAAGTTGTTTACCATAATGTAAGTGAAGATTTGAAAAAACAAGGTGTACTATATATGGATATGGAAACAGCCATAAGGGATTATGAAGAATTGGTTAGACCTCATTTTATGAAACTTGTACCTCCAACGGATCATAAATTTGCTGCACTTCATGGAGCAGTTTGGTCTGGTGGATCTTTTGTATATGTTCCACAGGGAGTGAAGGTTGATATTCCAATTCAATCTTATTTTAGATTAAATGCCCCAGGAGCAGGACAATTTGAACATACCCTTATAATAGTTGAAAAGGGAGCGAAAATTCATTATATAGAGGGCTGCTCTGCACCTAAATATTATGTGAATAATCTGCATGCAGGTTGTGTGGAAGTTTATATAAGAGAAGGAGCTTCATTAAAGTATAGTACCATAGAGAATTGGTCCAGAAATATGTATAATTTAAATACAAAAAGGGCAATAGTAGATAAAAATGGTCATATAGAATGGGTAACAGGGTCTTTTGGCTCTAAAGTGTCAATGCTGTACCCTATGAGTATATTAAAAGGCGAAGGGGCAAAATGTGATTTTACAGGTATAACTTTTGCAGGTGCTAATCAGTATTTAGATACAGGTTCAAAGGTAGTTCATGCAGCACCAAATACTACATCTACTGTAAATTCAAAGTCCATATCTAAAGATGGAGGTGTCGCTATTTATAGGGGACTTTTAAGTTCTACAAAAAATGCAGTTAACTCAAAATCAAGTGTATCCTGTGAATCACTCATGTTGGATAGTAAGTCCAGATCAGATACCATACCTGTTATAAATGTATCCAATAATAATGTAGACATAGGACATGAAGCTAAAATAGGAAGAATAAGTGAGGATGCTATTTTTTATCTTATGAGTAGAGGACTCACAGAGGAAGAAGCAAGGGGTATGATAGTCACGGGTTTTGTAGAACCTATAGCAAAAGAGCTTCCACTTGAGTATGCTGTAGAGATGAATAATTTGATTAAGGTAGAGTTAAAGGGAACTATAGGATAA
- the sufD gene encoding Fe-S cluster assembly protein SufD, with product MFNENKDKEVIFQDKRDFKLNLAYVPTWKYLGLNNFHIKNCRLSKINPYNKDYINYKIEDFKEAVIMPMNKGIKNEYFHDYPSFKKAALLCGDFVNLGEEMFNSGVFIKVPQNRILHSNVRLDFNLDKDNNMVIDHNIIVAEPNSKVTFIVDYHTDNGEINAFHNGLTKIIAKDGAEVDVIKVQRMSNKSSHFDWNMAILEKNAKINWITIEIGSSINVTNYNSDLLGEHSEVNIYSAYMVDGDRKQDIYYTNNHFGEKSVSNMWIEGVLKDRAKKIFKGNIDFKKGCHESKGSQMEEVLLLNPEVKTDSIPMLLCGEEDVDGAHAASIGKIDEDELFYLMSRGFNYSEAQKLVIEARFNPIFDKIPEEDLRKLLSEELNRRII from the coding sequence ATGTTTAATGAAAACAAAGACAAGGAAGTTATATTTCAGGATAAAAGGGACTTTAAGCTGAATTTAGCCTATGTCCCCACATGGAAATATCTTGGACTAAATAATTTTCACATTAAAAATTGTAGACTTTCCAAAATAAACCCTTATAATAAGGATTATATAAATTATAAAATTGAAGATTTTAAAGAGGCTGTTATAATGCCTATGAATAAAGGAATAAAAAATGAATATTTTCATGATTATCCCAGTTTTAAAAAAGCAGCTTTATTATGTGGAGATTTTGTAAACTTGGGAGAAGAGATGTTTAATTCGGGGGTATTTATAAAAGTTCCCCAAAATAGGATTTTGCATTCAAATGTGAGGCTTGATTTTAATTTGGATAAAGATAATAATATGGTCATAGATCATAATATAATCGTAGCGGAACCAAATAGTAAGGTTACTTTTATAGTAGATTATCATACAGATAATGGAGAAATAAATGCCTTTCATAATGGACTGACTAAAATAATTGCAAAAGATGGGGCAGAGGTGGATGTTATAAAAGTTCAAAGGATGAGTAATAAATCCTCTCATTTCGATTGGAATATGGCAATTTTAGAAAAAAACGCAAAAATAAATTGGATAACCATAGAAATTGGAAGTAGTATAAATGTTACAAATTATAATTCCGATTTACTAGGAGAACATAGTGAGGTTAATATTTATTCAGCCTATATGGTGGATGGAGATAGAAAACAGGATATTTATTATACCAACAATCATTTTGGTGAAAAGAGCGTTAGTAATATGTGGATAGAAGGGGTTCTAAAGGATAGAGCAAAGAAGATATTTAAAGGTAATATAGATTTTAAAAAAGGATGTCATGAATCCAAGGGATCACAGATGGAAGAAGTACTTCTTTTAAATCCTGAAGTGAAAACAGATTCTATTCCAATGCTTCTTTGTGGGGAAGAGGATGTAGATGGAGCACATGCAGCCAGTATTGGTAAAATAGATGAAGATGAACTTTTTTATTTAATGAGCAGAGGTTTTAATTATAGTGAAGCACAAAAGCTTGTAATAGAAGCCAGATTCAATCCTATTTTTGATAAAATTCCTGAGGAGGATTTGAGAAAACTTTTATCTGAAGAACTTAATAGGAGGATTATATAA
- a CDS encoding cysteine desulfurase: MSGLDAKITNINVKKIRKDFPILSIKVNGNDLVYLDNGATTQKPIAVIKAVENYNENYNGNPHRGAHYLGVTSTEAYEGAREKVREFIGAKKCSEIIFTRNATESLNLVAYTYGINFINKGDEIVIPISEHHSNILPWQMISKAKGAVLKYMYTDKNGRLTEAEYKRKITDKTKLVSIAQMSNVLGTKYPVKEIAKYAHEKGAVVIVDGAQSAPHMKVDVCDIDADFFVFSGHKMLSSMGIGVLYGKEELLLKMPPFLRGGDMIEYVTEQEATFAELPYKFEAGTQNVEGAVSIGAAIDYLNSIGLDKIEAYEKELTEYALEKISEIEYVTVYGAKDTEHRGGIISFNVKDVHPHDVSTILNNYGVAIRAGHHCAQPLMKYLGIQSSSRASFYFYNTYEEIDKFIEGLRQVRKWLGYGRS, encoded by the coding sequence ATGAGTGGTTTAGATGCAAAAATAACAAATATAAATGTAAAAAAAATAAGAAAGGATTTTCCTATACTATCTATAAAAGTGAATGGAAATGATTTGGTATATTTAGATAATGGTGCCACAACTCAAAAACCAATAGCTGTGATAAAAGCTGTTGAAAACTATAATGAAAATTATAATGGAAATCCTCATAGAGGTGCTCACTATTTGGGAGTTACATCTACAGAAGCTTATGAGGGAGCCCGTGAAAAAGTAAGAGAATTTATAGGAGCAAAAAAATGCTCTGAAATAATATTTACAAGAAATGCTACAGAGTCTCTCAACTTGGTAGCGTATACCTACGGTATAAATTTTATAAACAAAGGGGATGAAATAGTAATTCCTATATCAGAACATCATAGTAATATACTTCCCTGGCAAATGATATCAAAAGCCAAAGGTGCAGTACTGAAATATATGTATACTGATAAAAATGGAAGATTAACTGAAGCGGAGTATAAACGTAAAATTACAGATAAAACAAAGCTTGTTTCTATTGCACAGATGTCCAATGTACTTGGAACAAAATATCCAGTTAAAGAAATTGCAAAATATGCTCATGAAAAAGGAGCTGTGGTTATAGTGGATGGAGCCCAGAGTGCTCCCCATATGAAAGTAGATGTGTGTGATATTGATGCAGATTTTTTTGTGTTTTCAGGTCATAAAATGTTGTCTTCCATGGGGATTGGAGTACTTTATGGAAAAGAAGAACTTCTGCTAAAAATGCCGCCTTTTTTAAGAGGAGGGGATATGATAGAATATGTCACAGAACAGGAAGCTACTTTTGCAGAACTTCCATATAAATTTGAAGCAGGAACTCAAAATGTAGAAGGAGCTGTATCTATTGGGGCAGCTATTGATTATTTAAATTCAATAGGACTTGATAAGATTGAAGCATATGAAAAAGAACTTACAGAATATGCACTTGAAAAAATCAGTGAAATAGAGTATGTTACAGTATATGGAGCTAAAGATACAGAACATAGAGGAGGAATTATTTCCTTCAATGTAAAAGATGTGCATCCTCATGATGTGTCAACAATATTAAATAATTACGGAGTGGCAATAAGAGCAGGACATCACTGTGCACAGCCCCTTATGAAATATTTAGGTATACAGTCATCTTCAAGAGCTAGTTTTTATTTCTATAACACCTATGAAGAAATAGATAAATTTATAGAGGGTCTTAGGCAGGTAAGGAAGTGGTTAGGATATGGACGATCTTAG
- the sufU gene encoding Fe-S cluster assembly sulfur transfer protein SufU, which produces MDDLSMIYSEIITEHNQDTTNKRYIKDADVKERGHNPSCGDDITLLLKFNGDVISDLAYEGSGCAISQASTSMMIDLVKGKTIDEAIDYVNLFIGMIKKEVTDEKELEKLEDAIALKNISTLPGRVKCAVLAWHTLEEAIKNRKVV; this is translated from the coding sequence ATGGACGATCTTAGTATGATATACTCAGAAATAATAACAGAACATAATCAAGATACTACAAATAAAAGATATATAAAAGATGCAGATGTAAAAGAGAGAGGACATAATCCCAGCTGTGGAGATGATATAACTCTTTTATTAAAATTTAATGGAGATGTAATAAGTGATTTGGCTTATGAAGGCAGTGGATGTGCCATATCTCAGGCTTCTACATCTATGATGATAGATTTGGTAAAAGGTAAAACCATTGATGAAGCCATAGATTATGTAAATCTCTTTATAGGGATGATAAAAAAAGAAGTTACTGATGAGAAAGAATTAGAAAAATTGGAAGATGCCATTGCCCTTAAAAATATATCTACATTGCCTGGTAGAGTAAAATGTGCAGTACTTGCATGGCATACTTTAGAAGAAGCTATAAAAAATAGAAAAGTAGTTTAG
- the add gene encoding adenosine deaminase, with translation MNLNKILKLIPKTDLHCHLDGSLRPETILDIACKENIPLPNKELANFQEEIKVIGKCTSLKEYLNKFNLPIQIMQKEEHIYRVTLELLEDALKQNIKYIEIRFAPFNHLKDGLTLDQVINTVLTAMNYGRTHLNIMSNLILCILRQEPVEKGIELVNTAKKYVGKGVVAVDLAGNESDFPPEIHEEAFTLARKYGLHRTVHAGETGLPENIIKSINILGAERIGHGTYAYKDKEIINYLKGNRIPLEVCITSNVNTSAVTSYQEHPIKKYLDEDLIITVNTDNTTVSNTNLIEEFNYLIKYQSFRFDDIKKVIKNGIESSFASKEDINKLCEEYLSTINVIELANPIL, from the coding sequence ATGAATTTAAATAAAATACTTAAACTTATTCCCAAAACAGATTTACACTGTCATTTAGACGGTAGTTTAAGGCCAGAAACTATTTTAGATATCGCCTGTAAGGAGAACATACCTCTTCCAAATAAAGAACTAGCTAACTTCCAAGAAGAAATTAAAGTCATTGGAAAATGTACTTCTTTAAAAGAATACTTAAATAAGTTCAATCTTCCCATACAAATCATGCAGAAGGAGGAACATATATATAGGGTAACTTTAGAACTATTAGAAGATGCTTTAAAACAAAATATAAAATATATAGAAATACGCTTTGCCCCTTTCAATCATTTAAAAGATGGTTTAACTTTAGATCAAGTTATAAATACTGTATTAACCGCTATGAATTACGGAAGAACTCATTTAAATATTATGTCTAACTTAATTTTATGTATACTAAGACAAGAACCTGTAGAAAAAGGAATAGAGCTTGTAAATACAGCTAAAAAATATGTTGGCAAAGGTGTAGTTGCTGTAGATCTTGCGGGAAATGAATCAGACTTTCCTCCTGAAATTCATGAAGAAGCTTTTACACTAGCCAGAAAATACGGACTTCATCGAACAGTACACGCTGGAGAAACGGGTTTGCCAGAAAATATAATAAAATCTATAAATATTTTAGGGGCGGAAAGAATAGGACACGGCACTTATGCATACAAGGACAAAGAAATAATAAACTACCTAAAAGGAAATAGAATTCCCCTGGAAGTATGTATAACCAGTAACGTAAATACTTCAGCTGTAACTTCTTACCAGGAACATCCTATAAAAAAATATTTAGATGAAGATCTAATCATTACAGTAAATACCGATAATACAACTGTATCAAATACTAACTTAATTGAAGAATTCAATTATCTTATAAAATATCAAAGCTTTAGATTTGATGACATAAAAAAAGTTATAAAAAATGGAATAGAATCTTCCTTTGCATCCAAAGAAGATATAAACAAACTATGTGAAGAATATCTATCCACCATAAATGTGATAGAGTTAGCCAATCCTATTTTATAG
- a CDS encoding aspartyl-phosphate phosphatase Spo0E family protein, with the protein MKRIEQLRERLNELVVKSDVLYRGEVLKLSQELDKLIYVQYNKDIKENGDSFQYDM; encoded by the coding sequence ATGAAACGAATAGAGCAACTTAGAGAAAGATTAAATGAGCTGGTTGTTAAAAGCGATGTATTATATAGAGGAGAAGTATTGAAGTTAAGTCAGGAATTAGATAAGTTAATATATGTTCAATATAACAAGGACATTAAAGAGAATGGTGATAGTTTTCAATATGATATGTAA
- a CDS encoding NADH-ubiquinone oxidoreductase-F iron-sulfur binding region domain-containing protein, translated as MGNKKKIYVCCGTGCIAKNSMSIFEEFRDKIQQMEIDAEVSAKLTSSVCSGICDKGPVVKIYPNITYYGVKIKDVEEIIQRTVVNDEIVSRLIKATPSMKEKLKDYHESGFYKRQYKVALKNVDDIDPTTIDQYIEKGGYEALKEVLLEMKPEIIIGDRNCMVDVVKDYLSFLSKEFCGKCIPCREGVKRMLEMVTDICEGNAKERDIENMLQMSYVISQASLCNLGKRAQNPIMIAIRYFRDEFEEHLKNKRCRQGVCKNLTTFYIDKDKCMGCKLCKKNCDSNCIIGEFKKPHEIDESKCIRCGNCIDICRFDAIKIL; from the coding sequence ATGGGCAATAAAAAGAAAATTTATGTATGTTGTGGAACAGGGTGTATAGCTAAAAACAGTATGTCAATTTTTGAAGAATTTAGAGATAAAATACAACAGATGGAAATTGATGCAGAAGTATCAGCCAAGCTGACATCCAGTGTATGTAGTGGAATATGTGATAAAGGTCCTGTAGTCAAAATTTATCCAAATATAACTTATTATGGGGTTAAAATTAAAGATGTTGAAGAAATAATTCAAAGGACAGTGGTGAATGATGAAATTGTTAGTAGATTGATAAAAGCTACTCCGTCTATGAAGGAGAAGTTAAAAGATTATCATGAAAGTGGATTTTATAAAAGACAGTATAAAGTAGCTCTAAAAAATGTGGATGATATAGATCCTACTACCATAGATCAATATATTGAAAAAGGTGGATATGAAGCTTTAAAGGAAGTACTGCTTGAAATGAAACCAGAAATTATTATAGGTGATAGAAATTGCATGGTGGATGTTGTTAAAGATTACTTAAGTTTTTTAAGTAAAGAATTTTGCGGGAAATGTATACCCTGTAGAGAGGGAGTAAAGAGAATGCTGGAGATGGTCACTGATATCTGTGAAGGTAATGCAAAGGAAAGAGATATAGAAAATATGCTTCAGATGTCTTATGTTATTAGTCAGGCTTCTTTATGCAATCTTGGTAAGCGGGCACAGAATCCAATAATGATTGCTATTAGATACTTTAGAGATGAATTTGAGGAACATTTGAAAAATAAGCGATGTAGACAAGGAGTCTGTAAAAATCTCACTACCTTTTATATAGATAAAGATAAGTGTATGGGATGTAAATTGTGTAAGAAGAATTGCGACAGCAATTGTATTATAGGAGAATTCAAAAAACCTCATGAAATAGATGAGAGTAAATGCATAAGATGTGGTAATTGTATAGATATATGTAGATTTGATGCTATTAAGATTTTATAA
- a CDS encoding 2Fe-2S iron-sulfur cluster-binding protein, which yields MKIMINGESYETQKGDTILKVARRNNIYIPTLCHSDALPGLATCRFCIVEVIDGEECKVAASCISPANPGNREIEVITDSDKIKRMRKVIAMLLQARCPNNKEIEKFAEAFGVEKRKVNRFKLEKGEDCALCGLCVKACKAVGVGVLSLVNKGIYKKLDISDKSTQRCIGCGSCANVCPTNAIDIIDKDGKREIWGNKFKMVKCDCCGEYFATEEHVKYAYDKLGIEQPGKFYCSRCKREQAVQGMNHVLESI from the coding sequence ATGAAAATTATGATAAATGGTGAAAGTTATGAAACCCAAAAAGGAGATACCATATTAAAAGTAGCTAGAAGAAATAATATATATATACCTACACTATGTCATAGTGATGCATTGCCTGGTTTGGCTACCTGTAGATTTTGTATAGTAGAGGTTATAGACGGAGAAGAGTGTAAAGTGGCGGCTTCTTGTATATCTCCTGCAAATCCCGGAAATAGGGAAATAGAAGTCATAACTGATTCAGATAAGATAAAAAGGATGAGGAAAGTCATAGCTATGCTGCTTCAGGCTAGATGTCCTAATAATAAAGAAATAGAAAAATTTGCAGAAGCTTTTGGAGTAGAGAAAAGAAAAGTAAATAGATTTAAATTAGAAAAAGGAGAAGATTGTGCTTTATGTGGACTTTGTGTAAAGGCATGTAAGGCAGTAGGGGTAGGAGTACTTTCTTTAGTTAATAAGGGTATATATAAGAAATTAGATATTTCTGATAAATCCACACAAAGATGTATAGGGTGTGGTTCCTGTGCTAACGTATGTCCCACTAATGCCATAGACATTATAGATAAAGATGGCAAAAGAGAAATATGGGGCAATAAATTTAAAATGGTGAAATGTGATTGCTGTGGAGAATACTTTGCTACGGAAGAGCATGTTAAATATGCTTATGATAAGTTAGGAATAGAACAACCGGGAAAATTTTACTGCAGCAGGTGTAAACGGGAACAAGCAGTTCAGGGCATGAACCATGTATTGGAAAGTATTTAA
- a CDS encoding 4Fe-4S dicluster domain-containing protein: MEEHVNSFVMANSNKCIGCRACEIACAAKHRKNNSGGTVGTMNNEVVPRLFLVKKESMAMPIQCRHCTEAFCVNVCPVKAIVENHGSVFIQEDKCIGCKNCMLVCAVGAVNLLPRIESQVSKGRIKPKVSAVAYKCDLCIEEGGKPACIEECSQGALKLVKCEENEDYSGELNTKKTL, translated from the coding sequence ATGGAAGAGCATGTGAATTCTTTTGTAATGGCAAATTCAAATAAATGCATAGGATGTAGAGCCTGTGAAATTGCCTGTGCTGCAAAGCACAGAAAAAATAATTCTGGAGGTACTGTTGGAACTATGAATAATGAAGTGGTACCTAGATTATTTCTTGTTAAAAAAGAGAGTATGGCAATGCCCATACAATGTAGACATTGTACAGAAGCTTTTTGTGTAAATGTTTGTCCTGTGAAAGCTATAGTTGAAAATCATGGGTCAGTATTTATTCAGGAGGATAAGTGTATAGGATGCAAAAATTGTATGCTGGTATGCGCAGTAGGAGCTGTAAATTTATTACCAAGAATTGAAAGTCAGGTGAGTAAAGGAAGGATCAAGCCTAAAGTTAGTGCCGTAGCATATAAATGTGATTTATGTATAGAAGAAGGCGGAAAACCTGCCTGTATTGAAGAATGTTCACAGGGAGCGTTGAAATTAGTAAAATGTGAAGAAAATGAAGACTATAGTGGAGAGCTCAATACTAAGAAAACATTGTAA
- a CDS encoding [FeFe] hydrogenase, group A: MLDMWTNTPMINIDRELCTGCRRCADVCPVDAIGGSKGEPQVINMEKCIMCGQCIQVCKGYYSIYDDVATPMSKKLFDRGLLDNVDEPLFAAYSTSRVKNVKEILRNTDVFKIVQCAPAVRVAIGEEFGLPFGTLSEGKMAAVLRKIGFDRVYDTNFGADLTIMEEGSELLDRITKGGTLPMFTSCCPAWVKYVEQTYPELLDHLSSCKSPQQMAGAIFKSYGAQMNKVNPAKIYNVAVMPCTCKEFESEREEMSCNEYRSVDVVITTRELAHLIKDAGIDFNTLSDDKFDDVLGMYTGAGTIFGSTGGVMEAALRTGYELYTKKSIPSVELTNIRGGEGFRTAEVELGDFKLKVGVVSGLKHVKKVLDMIKNGKCDMHFIEIMTCPEGCVSGGGQPKIIFESDKAAAYDARKRGLYNHDSSLPYRKSHENPGIQKLYSEFLGEPLGHKSHELLHTKYKSRKNINL, encoded by the coding sequence ATGTTAGATATGTGGACTAATACTCCCATGATAAATATAGATAGGGAATTATGTACAGGTTGTAGGCGATGTGCCGATGTATGTCCAGTAGATGCTATAGGAGGCAGCAAGGGTGAACCACAAGTGATAAATATGGAAAAATGTATTATGTGCGGCCAATGTATTCAAGTTTGTAAAGGATATTATTCTATATATGATGATGTTGCTACACCTATGAGTAAAAAATTGTTTGATAGGGGATTATTAGATAATGTAGATGAACCACTTTTTGCGGCATATAGTACAAGCAGGGTTAAAAATGTTAAGGAAATACTTAGAAATACAGATGTATTTAAAATCGTACAGTGTGCTCCTGCTGTAAGAGTTGCCATAGGAGAAGAGTTTGGATTGCCTTTTGGAACTTTAAGTGAGGGAAAAATGGCAGCTGTGCTTAGAAAAATTGGATTTGATAGGGTATATGATACAAATTTTGGGGCAGATCTTACTATAATGGAAGAAGGTAGTGAGTTATTAGATAGGATAACAAAAGGGGGAACCTTACCTATGTTTACTTCTTGTTGTCCAGCATGGGTGAAATACGTGGAACAAACTTATCCAGAACTTTTGGATCATCTTTCAAGTTGTAAATCTCCTCAGCAGATGGCGGGTGCCATTTTTAAAAGTTATGGAGCCCAAATGAACAAGGTAAATCCGGCTAAGATATATAACGTAGCTGTTATGCCCTGTACCTGTAAAGAATTTGAAAGTGAAAGAGAAGAAATGAGTTGTAATGAATATAGGAGTGTGGATGTAGTTATAACTACGAGAGAATTAGCACACTTAATAAAAGATGCAGGTATTGACTTTAATACTCTTTCCGATGATAAATTTGATGATGTGCTGGGGATGTATACTGGAGCGGGAACTATATTTGGTTCTACTGGAGGTGTAATGGAAGCAGCCCTTAGAACAGGGTATGAATTATATACTAAGAAATCCATTCCTAGTGTAGAACTTACTAACATTAGAGGAGGAGAAGGATTTAGAACTGCAGAAGTGGAATTAGGAGATTTTAAATTGAAGGTAGGAGTAGTATCAGGTTTAAAACATGTAAAAAAAGTATTGGATATGATAAAAAATGGAAAATGTGATATGCATTTTATAGAGATAATGACGTGTCCCGAAGGCTGTGTCAGTGGAGGAGGACAACCTAAAATTATATTTGAATCAGATAAGGCTGCAGCCTATGATGCCAGAAAAAGGGGACTTTACAATCATGATTCCAGTCTTCCTTATAGAAAGTCTCATGAGAACCCGGGCATACAAAAATTATATAGTGAATTTTTAGGAGAACCTTTAGGACATAAATCTCATGAACTGCTGCACACAAAATATAAATCCAGAAAGAATATTAATTTATAA
- the eutM gene encoding ethanolamine utilization microcompartment protein EutM: MGQEALGMIETKGLVGAIEAADSMVKAANVQLIGKEQIGSGLVTVMVRGDVGAVKAATDAGAASAQRVGELVSVHVIPRPHTDVEKILPKIG, from the coding sequence ATGGGACAAGAAGCATTAGGTATGATTGAAACAAAAGGATTAGTTGGAGCTATTGAGGCAGCTGATTCAATGGTAAAGGCAGCAAATGTTCAATTAATAGGAAAAGAACAAATAGGTTCAGGACTTGTAACCGTTATGGTAAGAGGAGACGTAGGTGCAGTAAAAGCTGCTACAGATGCAGGGGCTGCTTCAGCTCAGAGAGTAGGAGAACTTGTATCAGTACACGTTATTCCAAGACCTCATACAGATGTTGAAAAAATATTACCTAAAATTGGTTAA